The following are from one region of the Nostoc cf. commune SO-36 genome:
- a CDS encoding energy-coupling factor ABC transporter ATP-binding protein, which produces MQQFLLEFEQLYYTYPGAQQLALNSLNLKIPFNKRCALIGQNGCGKTTLFLLANGLYKPHKGNLYWQGKPLRYDRQSLIKLRQQVGLVFQDPEQQLVASTVEEDISYGLCNLGLPTGEIKQRVEQALIEFGLTELAQRPVHHLSLGQKKRVSIADVMVLKPELLLLDEPTAYLDKLHTRNLMTTLKKIHADGTTILMATHDLDLVYRWADWIFVMDRGQLVMEGKPQDVFKQREVLEDLQLGVPLIYEMLFAEGLPEEEPVLERLRQRIFNLFRYF; this is translated from the coding sequence ATGCAACAATTTTTACTCGAATTTGAGCAGTTATATTACACTTATCCAGGCGCACAACAATTAGCTTTGAATAGTTTAAATCTAAAAATCCCTTTTAACAAAAGATGTGCGCTAATCGGACAAAATGGTTGTGGTAAAACTACATTATTTTTATTAGCTAACGGTCTATATAAACCTCATAAAGGTAACTTGTATTGGCAAGGAAAACCTCTGCGATATGACCGTCAATCACTGATAAAATTACGCCAACAAGTAGGGCTAGTTTTTCAAGATCCAGAGCAACAACTGGTAGCTTCTACCGTTGAAGAAGATATTTCTTACGGCTTGTGTAATTTAGGATTGCCAACAGGAGAAATAAAACAGCGAGTCGAGCAAGCCTTAATAGAATTTGGACTTACTGAACTAGCTCAAAGACCAGTCCATCATCTTAGCTTAGGACAGAAAAAGCGAGTTTCCATAGCTGATGTCATGGTATTAAAACCAGAACTACTATTGCTAGATGAACCAACAGCATATCTAGATAAGTTACATACTCGTAACTTGATGACAACTCTAAAAAAGATTCATGCAGATGGTACAACTATACTCATGGCAACCCATGACCTGGATTTAGTTTATCGTTGGGCAGACTGGATATTTGTAATGGATCGGGGACAACTTGTAATGGAGGGAAAACCACAAGATGTGTTTAAGCAGCGTGAAGTTCTCGAAGATTTACAGCTAGGAGTGCCATTGATCTATGAGATGCTATTTGCTGAAGGATTACCCGAAGAAGAACCAGTTTTAGAACGTTTGCGACAAAGGATATTTAACTTATTCCGTTACTTCTAG
- the cbiQ gene encoding cobalt ECF transporter T component CbiQ, with product MSLQIDTLAYTNRLRWLAPEQKLLFAIALLIIAAFSHPLVQVLIAVWMSTWTIIYAGIPSKIYFKLVYVATLFWLTSLPALVINGVNISQLHLVQTDSATGLDIGSYYVYISIHGIEQGLMILARAIASLSCLYFIMLTIPFTELLQVLRRVGFPALLTDLLLLMYRFIFILLNTSAELWIAQQARGGYCSFNIGMKSLALLIGQLLKRTLENYRQVSLTLASRGFNGEFKVWHPHRYHLSKRYAIEAILGCASLIALDWYDHATIFTRI from the coding sequence ATGAGTCTGCAAATAGATACTCTTGCATACACTAATCGGTTGCGGTGGTTAGCACCAGAGCAGAAATTACTGTTTGCGATCGCTCTGTTGATCATCGCTGCTTTTAGCCATCCCCTAGTTCAAGTTTTGATTGCAGTTTGGATGAGTACTTGGACAATTATATATGCAGGGATTCCTAGCAAAATTTATTTCAAACTAGTTTATGTTGCTACTTTATTCTGGTTAACAAGTTTACCAGCTTTAGTGATCAATGGCGTAAATATTTCGCAGTTACATTTAGTGCAAACTGATTCAGCCACAGGGTTGGATATTGGCTCTTATTATGTGTACATCAGTATTCACGGTATTGAACAGGGATTGATGATTTTAGCACGAGCGATCGCGTCTCTTTCCTGCTTATATTTCATCATGTTAACTATCCCCTTCACCGAACTTTTACAAGTTCTGCGCCGCGTGGGTTTTCCTGCGCTGTTAACCGATTTATTATTACTAATGTACCGTTTTATTTTTATTTTATTAAACACATCTGCCGAATTATGGATTGCCCAACAAGCTCGTGGTGGCTATTGCAGTTTTAATATTGGGATGAAAAGTTTAGCTCTGTTAATTGGGCAATTACTCAAACGAACTCTAGAAAACTATCGTCAAGTATCCTTGACTTTGGCATCACGGGGGTTCAATGGAGAATTTAAAGTTTGGCATCCTCATCGCTACCATCTATCTAAGCGATATGCCATCGAAGCAATTTTAGGATGTGCGTCATTAATCGCCTTGGATTGGTACGATCATGCAACAATTTTTACTCGAATTTGA
- a CDS encoding energy-coupling factor ABC transporter substrate-binding protein: protein MKQSKKGLSNWLLLLGVVVLAVAPLVLIKGSDFSGADGHAENAIKEIQPEYKPWFNSLIELPGGEVESLLFSVQAAAGAGVIGYVIGLYKGRSQHQRNKE from the coding sequence ATGAAACAGTCTAAGAAGGGATTGAGTAATTGGCTGTTGCTATTAGGAGTAGTGGTATTGGCAGTAGCACCACTAGTATTAATTAAAGGATCGGATTTTAGTGGCGCAGATGGTCATGCTGAAAATGCAATCAAAGAAATTCAGCCCGAATATAAACCTTGGTTTAATTCATTAATTGAGTTGCCCGGTGGAGAAGTTGAAAGCTTATTATTTTCCGTGCAAGCGGCGGCGGGTGCTGGAGTAATTGGTTATGTAATTGGGTTGTATAAAGGGCGATCGCAGCATCAAAGGAATAAGGAATGA
- a CDS encoding multicopper oxidase domain-containing protein, giving the protein MPNNFVLGNGKPWSRRQLLQLGLAGAGVTGAAGLWQMLNLQSKSIVKVPPFVMEAPDDVTNPMKMLRDFDYGTVKQENGRTIREFQLTAGTSIIKLNSAVSYNIWDLNGRIPGPTLRAKQGERIRVLFLNNAGHSHSLHFHGVHPAEMDGVRPISNGKATIYEFDAEPYGVHLYHCHIEPVTRHIAKGLYGMFIIDPPTPRPPADEIVLVMGGYDVNDDNHNDYYAFNGLPHYYMHHPIPIYKDQLIRLYVLNIIEYDPAVTFHLHANFFDVYRYGMSMTPSEKTDVITMGVAERHILEFAFRYPGKYMFHPHQDAIAENGCMGQFEVLAQSNSQNPVKQS; this is encoded by the coding sequence ATGCCCAACAATTTCGTTCTAGGTAACGGAAAACCCTGGAGCCGCCGTCAATTATTGCAGCTAGGACTAGCAGGTGCTGGAGTAACTGGTGCAGCTGGACTTTGGCAGATGCTAAATCTACAAAGTAAATCAATCGTCAAAGTGCCACCGTTTGTTATGGAAGCACCAGACGACGTTACTAACCCGATGAAGATGTTAAGGGATTTTGACTATGGGACGGTAAAGCAAGAAAATGGGCGGACTATCCGGGAATTTCAGTTAACTGCGGGTACTTCCATAATAAAACTCAATAGTGCTGTCTCTTACAACATTTGGGATTTAAACGGTCGCATACCAGGGCCAACGCTACGGGCCAAACAGGGCGAGCGCATCCGGGTACTATTTCTCAACAACGCGGGACATTCTCACTCTTTGCATTTTCATGGCGTTCATCCAGCAGAAATGGATGGTGTTCGCCCAATTAGCAACGGCAAAGCCACGATTTATGAATTTGATGCTGAACCCTATGGCGTTCACTTATACCACTGCCATATTGAACCAGTCACCCGTCACATAGCTAAGGGGCTGTATGGAATGTTCATCATTGATCCACCTACCCCCCGTCCGCCGGCTGATGAAATTGTACTAGTGATGGGTGGGTATGACGTGAATGATGATAACCATAATGACTATTACGCCTTCAATGGTCTGCCCCACTATTACATGCATCATCCCATTCCGATTTACAAAGATCAGTTGATTCGACTGTATGTCCTCAACATCATTGAATACGATCCGGCAGTGACTTTTCACCTCCACGCCAACTTCTTTGATGTTTATCGCTATGGCATGAGTATGACTCCTAGCGAGAAAACTGATGTGATTACGATGGGTGTAGCAGAAAGGCACATCTTAGAATTTGCTTTTCGCTATCCAGGTAAGTATATGTTCCATCCCCACCAGGATGCGATCGCAGAAAATGGTTGCATGGGTCAATTTGAAGTACTTGCCCAGAGCAACTCTCAAAATCCTGTCAAACAGTCTTAA
- a CDS encoding ferritin-like domain-containing protein, with product MQELDHKKTIDLLNAIMEFELAGVVRYTHYSLMVTGPNRIPIVAFFKAQASESLLHAEQVGEILTGLDGHPSLKIAPMEETYRHKVKDILEESLSHEKKALDLYKNLLDTVTNASIYLEEFARGMIGQEEMHNLELKKMLRDFS from the coding sequence ATGCAAGAACTTGACCATAAAAAGACTATTGACCTGCTGAACGCCATCATGGAATTTGAACTAGCAGGAGTAGTGCGTTATACACATTATTCTTTGATGGTGACAGGCCCTAACCGTATTCCAATTGTGGCCTTTTTCAAAGCACAGGCAAGTGAATCTTTACTTCATGCCGAACAAGTGGGAGAAATTCTCACCGGTTTAGATGGGCATCCCTCCCTGAAAATTGCCCCAATGGAAGAAACCTACCGGCATAAAGTCAAGGATATCTTGGAAGAAAGCTTATCCCACGAGAAAAAGGCATTGGATCTGTATAAAAATCTGCTCGATACTGTTACCAATGCCAGCATTTATCTTGAAGAATTCGCTCGCGGCATGATTGGTCAAGAAGAGATGCATAATCTCGAACTGAAAAAGATGCTACGCGATTTTAGTTAA
- a CDS encoding ABC transporter substrate-binding protein translates to MHRRWFLSAFAVLLSVVLVACTTANTQQAQTQVKNTTEATNTNSQQLPKGSAKRVVALSSLSADIISRLDQTKVVGITGSKLFKNDSRFKDIPRVSEGQSPPNLEKVVALKPDLVIGAEGFSNIPIQKLQQLGIQTLLTKVNSWESLEELTKTLAKSIDADPQPLLNRYKSFLPEKLTQGFSTLALVSRQPILAPNKNSWAGDLLAKFQAKNIAADLQGKSPIGGYVTLSAEKVLEANPEVIILVNAPQGNSQAGLLDSLKKEAFWQQLQATKNNRVYVFDYYGLVNPGSIDAIEKACQQLKQALFVAQGT, encoded by the coding sequence ATGCATCGTCGTTGGTTCTTATCTGCTTTCGCAGTTTTGTTGAGTGTAGTTTTAGTTGCTTGCACCACTGCAAATACTCAACAAGCACAAACCCAAGTGAAAAATACTACTGAGGCGACTAACACGAACTCTCAGCAATTACCAAAAGGATCAGCAAAAAGAGTTGTTGCTCTTTCTTCTCTTTCTGCTGATATTATTTCTCGACTCGATCAAACAAAAGTTGTTGGAATTACTGGTAGTAAATTATTTAAGAATGACTCAAGATTCAAGGATATTCCCCGTGTTAGTGAAGGTCAAAGTCCGCCAAATTTAGAGAAAGTTGTAGCACTTAAACCAGACTTAGTTATTGGCGCTGAAGGTTTTTCTAACATCCCAATTCAAAAACTTCAGCAGCTAGGAATTCAAACTTTGCTCACTAAAGTGAATAGCTGGGAATCTCTAGAAGAACTTACTAAAACACTTGCTAAATCAATTGATGCTGATCCTCAGCCTTTGTTAAATCGTTACAAAAGTTTCTTGCCAGAAAAGCTCACTCAAGGTTTTTCTACTTTAGCGCTGGTTAGTCGTCAACCAATTTTAGCACCAAATAAAAATAGTTGGGCAGGGGATTTGCTGGCGAAATTTCAAGCGAAAAATATAGCAGCAGATTTACAAGGAAAAAGTCCAATTGGTGGTTATGTGACGCTTTCGGCTGAGAAAGTTTTAGAAGCAAATCCAGAGGTGATAATTTTAGTTAATGCTCCACAAGGAAATTCACAAGCTGGGCTTTTAGATTCGCTGAAGAAGGAAGCTTTTTGGCAGCAATTGCAAGCAACCAAAAATAACCGAGTCTATGTGTTTGATTATTATGGTCTGGTGAATCCAGGTAGTATAGATGCAATTGAAAAGGCATGTCAGCAGCTTAAGCAAGCGTTGTTTGTAGCACAGGGTACTTAG
- the polA gene encoding DNA polymerase I, with product MSETLTSATTTRPTFILVDGHSLAYRSYFAFAKGRDGGLRTKTGIPTSICFGFVKCLLEVMATQQPQAMAIAFDLAEATFRHEADETYKADRPETPEDFIPDLENLHELLNGFNLPIFTAPGFEADDVLGTLAQRVTAAGYRVKILTGDRDLFQLIDSDKQITVLNFSPDALKRSTNSITEFEAEQVKEKMGVLPSQIIDFKALCGDKSDNIPGVKGIGEKTAVQLLNTYSSLENVYAALDEIKGATQKKLAAGKEDAEKSRYLATIVLDVPIKFDLEDCKLKGFDTSVLSPILEKLELKSFLGRINDLQQRFGGKIEEKQEAKTDTINPNTNSEFNVHEDNDLWFFSASDTAAVPQQSISPITPRIINTEAKLTELVKLLQKFTNPETPVAWDTETTDLEPRNAELVGIGCCWGTEPDEVAYIPVGHKTGENLHKDLVLETLRPILESADYPKALQNAKFDRLVLRCQGINLAGVVFDPMLASYILNPDSSHNLMDLSQRYLGLTAKSYLDLVPKGKTIADIDIPAVADYCGMDAYSTFGLVAKLREDLEKTPALSKLLVEVEQPLEAVLAQMEYTGVRINSAYLQELSQHLEIELARLKEEATEIAGENFNLGSPKQLSQILFEKLGLSTRHSRKIQTGFSTDAATLERLQEDDNTGFVEAIIEYRTLSKLKSTYVDALPALVRPDTQRVHTDFNQAATSTGRLSSSNPNLQNIPIRTAFSRQIRKAFLPESGWLMVAADYSQIELRILAHLSQEPILVQAYQQNEDVHTVTARLVFEKENITSEERGMAKTINFGVIYGMGSLRFSRSTGIDKTIANEFIKRFNERYPKVFAYLERVKKEAIALGYVETIFGRRRYFDFTNNSLRKLKGSNPEDIDLSKLKNLGAFDAGLLRSAANAPIQGSNADIIKIAMVRLHEVLKNYQARLLLQVHDELVFEIPPDEWEELQLQIKSVMENAVQLSVPLLVEARVGENWMETK from the coding sequence ATGTCTGAAACTTTGACTTCTGCAACTACAACACGCCCCACGTTCATCCTCGTAGATGGACACTCGCTTGCTTATCGTTCATACTTTGCTTTCGCCAAAGGGCGAGATGGAGGACTGCGTACCAAAACGGGGATTCCTACCAGTATATGTTTTGGTTTTGTGAAGTGCCTGCTAGAGGTAATGGCAACACAACAGCCCCAAGCAATGGCGATCGCTTTTGATTTGGCTGAGGCAACTTTTCGCCACGAGGCTGACGAGACTTATAAAGCCGATCGCCCGGAAACGCCGGAAGACTTCATTCCCGACTTAGAAAACCTGCATGAGTTGCTGAATGGCTTCAATTTACCCATTTTCACTGCCCCTGGTTTCGAGGCTGATGATGTTTTGGGAACCTTAGCACAACGAGTAACAGCTGCTGGGTATAGAGTAAAGATTCTGACTGGCGATCGCGATTTATTTCAACTGATAGATTCTGACAAACAAATCACTGTTCTCAATTTTAGTCCAGATGCCCTAAAGCGCTCTACAAATAGCATCACCGAATTTGAAGCAGAACAAGTCAAAGAGAAAATGGGCGTTTTGCCTTCACAAATTATTGATTTCAAAGCTCTTTGTGGTGATAAATCAGATAATATTCCTGGTGTTAAGGGAATTGGGGAAAAAACAGCAGTGCAGCTGCTGAATACATACAGTTCACTTGAAAATGTTTATGCTGCGTTAGATGAAATTAAAGGCGCAACTCAGAAAAAACTGGCGGCAGGTAAAGAAGATGCCGAGAAGTCTCGTTATTTGGCAACCATAGTTTTAGATGTTCCTATAAAATTTGATTTAGAAGATTGCAAATTAAAAGGTTTTGATACAAGCGTCTTATCACCAATTCTAGAAAAATTAGAACTCAAGTCTTTTTTAGGCAGGATAAACGACCTACAGCAACGTTTTGGTGGCAAAATTGAAGAAAAGCAAGAAGCCAAAACAGACACAATTAACCCCAATACTAACTCAGAATTCAACGTTCATGAAGATAATGATTTGTGGTTTTTCAGTGCTAGTGATACAGCCGCAGTTCCACAACAATCTATTTCTCCAATTACACCACGCATCATCAACACCGAAGCCAAATTAACTGAGTTAGTGAAACTTTTGCAAAAATTCACTAATCCAGAAACACCCGTTGCTTGGGACACTGAAACCACCGATTTAGAACCAAGAAATGCTGAGTTAGTAGGAATTGGTTGCTGTTGGGGAACGGAACCAGATGAAGTAGCTTATATTCCCGTGGGGCACAAAACTGGGGAAAATTTGCATAAGGATTTGGTGCTAGAAACATTACGTCCAATTCTCGAAAGTGCAGATTATCCCAAAGCTTTACAGAATGCCAAATTTGACCGCTTAGTTCTCAGGTGTCAAGGAATTAACTTGGCGGGAGTGGTGTTTGATCCAATGCTGGCAAGTTACATTCTAAATCCAGATTCAAGTCATAACTTAATGGATTTGTCGCAGCGATATTTGGGATTGACGGCTAAAAGTTACTTAGATTTAGTTCCTAAAGGCAAAACTATTGCTGATATAGATATTCCCGCCGTCGCAGATTACTGCGGGATGGATGCTTATTCTACCTTTGGTTTAGTGGCGAAATTGCGTGAGGATCTGGAGAAAACTCCAGCTTTATCTAAGCTATTAGTGGAAGTGGAACAGCCTTTAGAAGCAGTTTTAGCCCAAATGGAATACACAGGCGTTCGCATTAATTCAGCTTATTTGCAAGAACTTTCGCAACATTTAGAAATTGAGTTAGCCAGGTTAAAAGAGGAAGCAACCGAAATAGCCGGGGAAAATTTTAACTTGGGTTCTCCTAAACAACTGAGCCAAATTTTGTTTGAAAAATTAGGGTTAAGCACTAGACATTCTCGTAAAATTCAAACAGGCTTTTCTACAGACGCAGCAACACTAGAAAGACTTCAAGAAGATGATAACACTGGATTTGTGGAAGCGATTATTGAGTATCGCACCCTATCTAAATTAAAGTCTACTTATGTTGATGCCTTACCTGCATTGGTGCGTCCAGATACCCAGCGAGTGCATACTGATTTTAACCAAGCGGCGACATCAACTGGTAGGTTATCTTCTTCTAATCCAAATCTGCAAAATATCCCTATTCGTACAGCTTTTAGTCGCCAAATTCGGAAGGCATTTTTGCCAGAATCCGGTTGGTTGATGGTGGCTGCTGATTACTCACAAATTGAATTGCGGATTTTGGCTCATTTGAGTCAAGAGCCGATATTAGTGCAAGCATATCAGCAAAATGAAGATGTTCACACTGTTACCGCGCGGTTAGTGTTTGAAAAAGAAAATATCACATCAGAAGAACGAGGGATGGCCAAAACTATCAATTTTGGCGTGATTTATGGAATGGGTTCTCTCAGGTTTTCGCGCTCAACTGGGATAGATAAGACCATTGCCAACGAGTTCATTAAGCGGTTTAATGAACGATATCCGAAAGTTTTTGCATATTTAGAGCGAGTGAAAAAAGAAGCGATCGCGCTTGGTTATGTAGAAACTATTTTCGGTCGCCGTCGTTATTTTGACTTTACTAATAACAGTTTACGCAAATTAAAAGGCAGTAACCCAGAAGATATTGATCTGAGTAAGTTGAAGAATTTGGGCGCTTTTGATGCGGGTTTATTACGCTCTGCGGCTAATGCACCAATTCAAGGTTCCAATGCTGATATTATCAAAATTGCAATGGTGAGATTGCATGAGGTTTTGAAAAACTATCAGGCGCGTTTGTTATTGCAAGTTCACGATGAATTAGTGTTTGAAATTCCCCCTGATGAGTGGGAAGAATTACAACTACAAATTAAATCGGTGATGGAAAATGCAGTGCAGTTGAGTGTGCCGTTGCTGGTGGAGGCGCGTGTCGGTGAAAATTGGATGGAGACGAAGTAA
- a CDS encoding choice-of-anchor E domain-containing protein, with protein MTTKLFNTLAAATTLAGIIATSGVANAASLSYTSSIDYDLTDINDAPLSIQKFDSSLGTLKGVTIGFTGDILGNAGLENRSKSPTSMTVNLASELSLELNNQSLFALNPQNSFNYQVAKYDGNTDYSGTSGKTILNLTATQSGTQSFTNTQFLQSFIGNGNIDFLFSAIASSVVSGSGNMSSYIDTYAKASIKVTYDYDDVKSVPEPSATLGVGLIAGLCLLSQRKKSWIKVCNS; from the coding sequence ATGACAACAAAACTATTCAACACTTTAGCTGCTGCCACAACATTGGCAGGAATTATTGCAACATCTGGAGTCGCTAATGCAGCTTCTCTCTCGTACACAAGTTCCATTGATTACGATCTCACAGATATTAATGATGCACCTCTGAGCATCCAAAAATTTGACTCATCTCTAGGCACACTCAAAGGTGTAACGATAGGATTTACTGGCGACATACTTGGAAATGCAGGTCTTGAAAACAGGAGTAAAAGCCCTACTTCGATGACAGTAAATCTTGCCAGTGAACTCAGCTTAGAATTAAATAATCAGTCTCTGTTTGCACTCAATCCACAAAATAGCTTTAATTACCAAGTTGCTAAATATGACGGCAACACTGATTATAGTGGCACATCTGGTAAGACTATTCTTAACTTAACTGCCACACAATCTGGTACTCAGTCTTTCACTAATACCCAATTTTTACAGTCTTTCATTGGTAATGGCAATATAGACTTTTTGTTCTCAGCTATAGCTAGCTCAGTAGTTTCTGGATCGGGCAACATGAGTTCCTATATTGATACATACGCCAAAGCAAGTATCAAAGTAACTTATGACTACGATGATGTAAAATCAGTACCTGAACCCTCTGCCACACTTGGAGTTGGTTTAATTGCTGGGCTTTGTCTGTTGTCACAACGCAAAAAAAGCTGGATCAAAGTGTGCAATTCATAG
- a CDS encoding Cof-type HAD-IIB family hydrolase, giving the protein MQKASTDNQAAAKDIKLLVLDIDGTIAGHSNTISKPVKQAIVAAQARGIQVAIATGRMYRSALRFHQDIGSTLPLMAYQGAWIQHPITQKIHRHWAVSREIAHQLLDYFEQPELRSLLSVHFYINDQLYVRELTRETQIYAERSGVIAIPVGDLRQALTNEPTKILALSDDTDVIDKLLGNLRRQYTPAELYLTTSVATFFEATNASVNKGTAVRYLAEELLGLQLANVMAIGDNFNDVEMLEYVGFGVAMGNAPAGVQAIAQWVAPSVEEDGAAVAIEKFLL; this is encoded by the coding sequence ATGCAGAAAGCATCTACTGACAATCAGGCTGCTGCAAAAGACATTAAACTACTAGTTTTGGATATAGATGGGACGATCGCAGGACACTCTAACACCATTAGCAAACCTGTAAAGCAAGCTATTGTTGCAGCGCAAGCACGAGGAATTCAAGTGGCGATCGCAACAGGTAGGATGTATCGTTCAGCCTTGCGCTTTCATCAAGACATTGGCTCTACCCTACCATTAATGGCCTATCAAGGAGCCTGGATTCAACATCCGATCACCCAAAAAATTCATCGCCATTGGGCTGTTTCCAGAGAAATCGCCCACCAGTTACTCGACTATTTTGAACAACCGGAGTTGCGATCGCTCCTATCTGTCCACTTCTACATCAACGATCAGCTATACGTCCGTGAATTAACCAGAGAAACCCAAATTTATGCAGAACGTTCTGGTGTTATTGCGATTCCCGTGGGGGATTTGCGTCAAGCCTTAACCAATGAACCGACAAAAATTCTTGCTTTGTCTGATGACACTGATGTAATTGACAAGCTACTAGGAAATTTGCGCCGTCAATACACACCTGCTGAACTTTATCTGACAACATCTGTTGCTACCTTTTTTGAAGCAACTAACGCCTCTGTGAATAAGGGGACTGCTGTACGTTACCTAGCTGAAGAATTATTGGGATTACAGTTAGCCAACGTTATGGCGATTGGCGATAACTTCAATGATGTGGAAATGCTGGAGTATGTCGGATTTGGTGTAGCTATGGGCAACGCACCAGCAGGAGTGCAAGCCATCGCGCAGTGGGTAGCTCCTAGCGTCGAGGAAGATGGAGCAGCAGTAGCAATTGAAAAGTTTTTGCTGTAG
- a CDS encoding DALR anticodon-binding domain-containing protein: MELASAIASDLSGICDDVFSIQIVPPGWIHFELTHSTLATWLQSLVVESSGKAGEQGAGSREQRTGEKNFPLCPLHPAPLPLSLYSPLPPVPLPSASSPCRMPNLFAVQYAHARCCSLVLLAHREGLIKLREVVPNPSPAFWNVISPNPLPWLNCEGTLRLNHPDERRLISELIQVVDNIECPDVSGSVKWEKVALNLSQAFEKFWSNCRIWGEVKINSPELAQARLGLLMATQSVLRFVLEENLGVFAPLEL; the protein is encoded by the coding sequence ATGGAGCTTGCCAGTGCGATCGCATCTGATTTATCAGGGATTTGTGATGACGTTTTTAGTATCCAAATAGTTCCTCCTGGTTGGATACATTTTGAATTAACTCACTCAACCTTAGCTACTTGGTTACAAAGCCTCGTAGTGGAGAGTTCGGGGAAAGCAGGGGAGCAGGGAGCAGGGAGCAGGGAGCAGAGAACAGGGGAGAAGAATTTTCCCCTCTGCCCCCTGCACCCCGCCCCTCTGCCTCTTTCTCTTTATTCCCCTCTGCCCCCTGTACCCCTCCCCTCTGCCTCTTCTCCATGCCGAATGCCGAATTTGTTTGCTGTTCAGTACGCTCATGCACGCTGCTGTTCGCTAGTGCTTTTGGCTCATCGAGAGGGATTGATTAAACTTAGAGAAGTAGTTCCAAATCCTAGTCCAGCTTTTTGGAATGTTATTTCTCCCAACCCTCTACCTTGGCTTAATTGTGAAGGAACACTGCGGCTAAATCACCCAGATGAGCGTCGTCTAATTAGCGAATTAATACAAGTGGTAGACAACATAGAGTGCCCTGATGTTAGCGGTTCTGTGAAATGGGAAAAAGTAGCGCTGAATTTGAGTCAAGCTTTTGAAAAGTTTTGGTCTAATTGCCGGATTTGGGGTGAAGTGAAAATTAACTCACCAGAGCTAGCTCAAGCCAGACTCGGATTGCTTATGGCTACTCAGTCAGTATTAAGATTTGTCCTAGAAGAAAACTTGGGGGTTTTTGCGCCCTTGGAGTTATAA